Proteins from a genomic interval of Plasmodium reichenowi strain SY57 chromosome 13, whole genome shotgun sequence:
- a CDS encoding ribosomal RNA methyltransferase, putative — translation MITDLLFKSQIIYNKKDIFCARYILFFQHICKRGYKEAAPKVFNKKSSHTSRWIQRQISDRYVLRAKSDNYRSRAAYKLIELDNKYLFLKKNKIILDIGCYPGSWCQVILERTKNYKNKIIGIDKKIMDPIPNVYFIQGEIGKDNMNNMNNINYIDNINNNSVDYKLKEILQDKKIDIILSDAALPCIGNKIDDHLNSCELTLSITHFMEQYINIGGTYIVKMYLGSQTNNLKTYLKGIFQLVHTTKPKASRNESREIYLVCRNFLGRKKITEDVQIKGSFSSKEGYY, via the coding sequence atgataacagatttattatttaaatcacaaattatatataataagaaagatatattttgtgCTAGATACATTTTATTCTTTCAACACATATGTAAGAGAGGATATAAAGAAGCTGCTCCTAAGgtttttaataaaaaaagtagTCACACAAGTAGATGGATCCAAAGACAGATAAGTGACCGTTATGTATTACGAGCGAAGAGTGATAATTATAGAAGTAGGGCGGCATATAAGTTAATTGAATTggataataaatatttgttcttaaaaaaaaataaaataattttagATATTGGATGTTATCCAGGTAGTTGGTGTCAGGTTATATTAGAGCGTACcaaaaattataagaataaaattataGGAATAGATAAGAAGATAATGGATCCTATACCtaatgtttattttattcaaGGGGAAATTGGTAAagataatatgaacaatatgaacaacataaattatattgataatattaataataattctgtagattataaattaaaagaaatattacaagataaaaaaattgacATTATATTAAGTGACGCTGCTCTTCCATGTATCGGAAACAAAATTGATGATCATTTAAATTCTTGTGAACTTACCTTATCAATAACCCATTTTATGgaacaatatataaatataggAGGTACCTATATTGTTAAAATGTATTTAGGGAGTCAAACcaataatttaaaaacatatttaaaagGTATTTTCCAACTCGTACATACAACCAAACCAAAAGCATCCAGAAATGAATCGAGAGAAATATATCTTGTTTGTAGAAATTTCTTgggaagaaaaaaaattacagAAGATGTACAAATCAAGGGTTCCTTTTCTTCAAAAGAAGGATACTACTAA
- a CDS encoding vacuolar protein sorting-associated protein 18, putative, whose translation MNKSEKGFSLKLFKIKNGNINLVKNRITHISINNKCIHLVLCNNTLIKYNVEENELSYIDFYNKKTINNKGEIRSIYFDKNCYHGFICLANKEYIYIHFENNIIKNIIQLKKYNITSVIFNDYTEIKNTFPFLISTTQGEIIEININNKSSKNIDYDVIFSDEKLSILDINMINIIKCKTSRNSHTQNVHGYHNNDENNHDENNNDENNDDENNDDENNNKHVKTYQEIIKIIYFTTSNSLHEISYTFKNYKKNTQDKNDNTFNYVKLKSTSLPYNMKKQTKVYETPLDSLCSIIKIENVRNTNYLFWLNGCSIFISKINNFKSPKYYTHDNKKKKKKNNNNNNNNNNNNNINNFFFHNNINQHENVFSSSSNSFSDSDQDVEHIFSSSDDDYLYEMNNSNILNNTHNNDHTINIINNNNNNNPIDNTHFKKQKLPRNKLYTNNNCLQKNKDNVSNTTSIQSRNKYNELNSEFYLDNNYIIINFLDLHIFTTDNITAFSFTKSFYDSVYSKNSNLTYNFKDQENEHNQPNVNINSKNVKNITNITNNNSNNNISTIVDMCINQSYIFLLLEEKLIIISNVKFKKVYEQKLDTETYGQALRIIKDHSDNQVWLCTSKYIFKIIQNKKNNHIMYFNLKKKINSKQIAQSNSYTQKIKMTNFILKNNKYDIHQYKYTNIRIDEKLISFLHKQQYFNISSFLYNNIHCYNNVIRIALYIWLIQIYIYSIDLYAYLYKCTSYYFPTKGKNNIFKKNHILQGTHIKQKRSDLSCVTSTGTYVNRDFLKKHNEHKGRRQNYSRSGDCVLGSGDCVSGSGGCVSGSGGCVSGSGGCVSGSDDCVSGSGGCVSGSGDCVSGSGNSYSKSCDNYSWSGDFHYESGNFHSESHTSNCESFDKDKVTISEIRGGEYMTNNGNRNTNNMDEIKKKLDVTKDDDEIHKISSVLFTNIRGDDKKEEGEILGPHKDKIWNDNKGGNITTAGDNLMNKKKNKSYFKNKNDNLLKKNKTLFLRFFDQIINREERKEAKYHFDFGKGKKINLKALSDCDDFYILLKIYRMKNTEIYNFLKSQKNLIMNDIETYKEIYINNDVDINNYGNHKTMNNNIYIKMKKKIYKDIYSYKCLEVCIYIIILLKHFKNFFQLNDIIIEIFYNFNKMNFLLFYKFLCNDYNYIINYYMNNNKYNLLFNIIVLLPQNILLDVLIEHAFALFLHKPHKYVDILIYYDNIIEDYTHIVMCMFMVIYFFKNKNDHKNIGTAKNIFKRNGNMQYDINEQDNTNEQDNTNEQDNTNEQDNMNAHDNTNEQDNMNEQDNINKQDNMNTHDNTNEQDNTNEQDNTNEQDNTNEQDNTNEQDNTNEQNIINEKDIINSQDNLTSRENIYLYNKPINFKYQNKHTEECIRFLEYLNNKLIEENLLEKKENKENENYIYTFQCTWEKHYIINCLLILYIEEGNNEKIKNSLKKLKSANIHFDYLFIIRFLKEKRKEMFIPHIYILMKYFEEAVDKSLELNDYKTAKKAVILCDDEEEKKKLFIKIIKHISKNINDNNLKEIINLVRDSNSILNLHDILPYINETIIIEYLKKDICNLLEIYNLKIKAKKEEIKENLHTIDLLNKDIKNIQKKYVILNKNDICYICRKTIFYKKCYVFSCNHYFHSECALNIYINNKSKEELFDFYTILQQYKNSIITKNDKEIMICENKIDDILTEECYICGSFSLASISQPFISPNEYELRDTWNISND comes from the coding sequence atgaacaagTCAGAGAAGGGATTTTCTTTAAagttatttaaaataaaaaatgggAACATCAACTTAGTAAAAAATCGAATAACTCATAtaagtataaataataaatgtattcATTTGGTGTTGTGTAATAATACattgataaaatataatgtgGAAGAAAATGAGTTAAGTTATATAGATTTTTATAACAAGaaaacaataaataataaaggaGAAATACgatcaatatattttgataaaaattgttatcatggatttatatgtttagcaaataaagaatatatatatatacattttgaaaacaatattataaagaatataatacaattaaaaaaatataatattacaagtgttatatttaatgattatacagaaataaaaaatacatttcCTTTTCTTATCTCCACAACACAAGGAGAAATAATtgaaattaatattaataataaatcttCGAAAAATATTGATTATGATGTAATATTTTCAGATGAAAAGTTATCAATCCTTGACattaatatgataaatataataaaatgtaagACATCACGAAATAGTCATACACAAAATGTTCATGGGtatcataataatgatgaaaataatcatgatgaaaataataatgatgaaaataatgatgatgaaaataatgatgatgaaaataataataaacatgTGAAGACTTACcaagaaattataaaaattatttattttacaaCAAGCAATAGCCTACATGAAATTAGTTATACTTTtaagaattataaaaagaacacccaagataaaaatgataatacCTTCAATTATGTGAAATTAAAAAGCACCTCCCTTCCatataatatgaagaaaCAAACCAAAGTTTATGAAACACCTCTGGATTCTTTATGTTCAATTATTAAAATCGAAAATGTTAGAAACACAAATTATCTTTTCTGGTTAAATGGATGttctatatttattagtaaaattaataatttcaaATCACCCAAATATTATACacatgataataaaaaaaaaaaaaaaaaaaataataataataataataataataataataataataatattaataatttcttttttcataataatattaatcaACATGAAAATGTCTTCTCGTCATCATCAAATTCTTTTAGTGATTCTGATCAAGATGTAGAACATATCTTTTCATCAAGTGATGatgattatttatatgaaatgaataattcaaatatattaaataatacacataataatgatcatactataaatattattaataataataataataataatccTATAGACAACACtcattttaaaaaacaaaaattacCAAGAAATAAACTATatactaataataattgcttacaaaaaaataaagataatgTAAGTAACACGACATCTATTCAATCcagaaataaatataatgaacTAAATTCTGAATTTTATCTAGACaacaattatattattattaattttttagaTTTACACATTTTTACAACGGATAATATTACTGCTTTCTCATTTACAAAATCATTCTACGATTCGGtttattcaaaaaatagcaacttaacatataattttaaagaTCAAGAAAATGAACATAATCAACCAAATGTAAACATAAATAgtaaaaatgttaaaaatattacaaatattacaaataataatagtaataataatatatctacCATTGTAGATATGTGCATTAATCaatcatatattttccttttattagaagaaaaattaatcATCATAAGCAATgtaaaatttaaaaaagtCTATGAACAAAAACTCGATACAGAAACTTACGGTCAAGCACTAAGAATTATCAAAGATCATTCAGATAATCAAGTTTGGTTATGTAcatcaaaatatatttttaaaattatacaaaataaaaaaaataatcatatcatgtattttaatttaaaaaaaaaaattaattctAAACAAATTGCGCAATCAAACTCTTATACgcaaaaaattaaaatgacaaattttattttaaaaaataataaatatgatatacatcaatataaatatacaaatatacGTATTGACGAAAAATTAATATCCTTCTTACATAAACaacaatattttaatatatcctCATTTCtctataataatatacattgttataataatgtaatCAGAATAGCTCTTTATATTTGGCTCATtcaaatttatatttattcaatTGATTTATACGcttatttgtataaatgtacttcatattattttcctactaaaggaaaaaataatatttttaagaaaaatCATATCCTACAAGGCACACATATAAAGCAAAAACGCAGTGATCTCTCTTGCGTCACATCAACGGGAACGTATGTAAATCGtgattttttaaagaaacATAATGAACATAAGGGGAGAAGACAAAATTATTCCCGTTCAGGTGATTGTGTTTTAGGGTCAGGTGATTGTGTTTCAGGGTCAGGTGGTTGTGTTTCAGGGTCAGGTGGTTGTGTTTCAGGGTCAGGTGGTTGTGTTTCAGGGTCAGATGATTGTGTTTCAGGGTCAGGTGGTTGTGTTTCCGGATCAGGTGATTGTGTTTCCGGGTCAGGTAATTCCTATTCCAAATCATGCGATAACTACTCATGGTCAGGTGATTTCCATTATGAGTCAGGTAATTTTCACTCCGAGTCACATACTTCAAATTGTGAATCATTTGATAAAGATAAGGTCACTATATCAGAAATAAGGGGAGGTGAATATATGACAAATAATGGTAACagaaatacaaataatatggacgaaataaaaaaaaagttgGATGTTACAAAAGATGATGACGaaattcataaaatatCTAGCGTTTTATTTACGAATATACGTGGTGATGATAAAAAGGAAGAAGGAGAAATATTAGGCCCTCACAAGGACAAAATATGGAATGATAATAAAGGAGGCAATATAACAACAGCAGGAGATAATTTAAtgaacaagaaaaaaaataagtcttattttaaaaataaaaatgataatttgttaaaaaagaataagaCGTTGTTCTTGCGCTTTTTTGATCAAATTATAAATAGAGAAGAAAGGAAAGAGGCTAAATATCATTTCGATTTTGGTAAggggaaaaaaataaatcttAAAGCGTTAAGTGATTGTGatgatttttatatattattaaaaatatatagaatgaaaaatactgagatatataattttttaaaaagtcaaaagaatttaataatgaatgatatagaaacatataaagaaatatatataaataatgatgtagatataaataattatggAAATCATAAAACgatgaataataatatttatataaagatgaaaaagaaaatatataaagatatatattcatataaatgtCTAGAagtatgtatatatataatcatattattaaaacattttaaaaacttttttcaattaaatgatataataattgaaattttttataattttaataaaatgaattttttattattttataaatttttatgtaatgattataattatataataaattattatatgaataataataaatataatttactCTTTAATATAATCGTTTTATTACctcaaaatatattattggACGTTTTAATAGAACATGCTTTtgctttatttttacataaaCCACACAAATATGTAGATatcttaatatattatgacAACATAATTGAAGATTATACACATATAGTTATGTGTATGTTTATGGTCATCtacttttttaaaaataaaaatgatcataaaaatattggGACCGCAAAAAATATCTTTAAACGAAATGGAAATATGCAATATGATATAAACGAACAAgataatacaaatgaacaagataatacaaatgaacaagataatacaaatgaacaagataatatgaatgcacatgataatacaaatgaacaagataatatgaatgaacaagataatataaataaacaagataatatgaatacacatgataatacaaatgaacaagataatacaaatgaacaagataatacaaatgaacaagataatacaaatgaacaagataatacaaatgaacaagataatacaaatgaacaaaatattataaatgaaaaagacATTATAAATTCACAGGATAATTTAACTTCACgagaaaatatatatctatataacAAACCAATAAATTTCAAATACCAAAATAAACATACAGAAGAATGCATAAGGTTTCTAGAATATTTGAACAACAAACTAATAGAAGAAAATCTCCTagagaaaaaagaaaataagGAAAACGAGAATTATATCTATACGTTTCAATGTACATGGGaaaaacattatataataaattgcttactaatattatatattgaagAAGGAAACAACgagaaaattaaaaattctttaaagaaattaaaaagcgctaatatacattttgattacttatttattataagatttttaaaagaaaaaaggaaagaaatgtttatacctcatatttatattctaatgaaatattttgaaGAAGCTGTTGATAAATCACTTGAATTAAATGATTACAAAACAGCGAAAAAAGCTGTGATTTTATGtgatgatgaagaagaaaaaaaaaaattatttattaaaataatcaaaCATATATccaaaaatataaatgataataatttaaaagaaattattaatttagTTAGAGATTCAAATTCAATTCTAAATCTACATGATATCTTACCTTATATTAATGAAACCATTATTAtagaatatttaaaaaaagatatcTGTAATTTgttagaaatatataatttaaaaattaaggccaaaaaagaagaaattaaagaaaatcTACATACTAtagatttattaaataaagatataaaaaatattcaaaaaaaatatgttatattaaataaaaatgatatatgctatatatgtagaaaaacaattttttataaaaaatgttatgTCTTTTCTTGtaatcattattttcatagTGAATGTGctcttaatatatatataaataataaatcaaaGGAGGAACTTTTCGACTTTTACACAATACTTcaacaatataaaaactCAATAATTACCaaaaatgataaagaaataatgatttgtgaaaataaaattgatgatatattaacagaggaatgttatatatgtgGTTCCTTTTCTCTTGCATCAATATCTCAGCCTTTTATATCGCCCAACGAGTATGAACTCCGAGATACATGGAATATTTCAAATGACTGA
- a CDS encoding hypothetical protein (conserved Plasmodium protein, unknown function) has translation MKKLLNRSFEKLRFLHTSSHRKNCDDTGPLIKKKRRFFDLKLFRQHLRRQKSEEIENEKRELLKMCAKDPPKNWDIRTFLERIEIGENIDEIEKCFKSWKEFVTITPKELFLIDCLTNEQRRKLWKYINKYNYGLYPEDSYDDFVKNFQAPPLENENKPWTQEDDKQLDYYINYYDVNFGDPWLYISWNMKRTFDQVQNKYVELYLKKQNKKRKCELCLTKCTTPLLMNRKFKLDPPYLFIVPSSQNFPTMNIFDYYHKESYSTNKKYEHNAYEKNNLKNDPLYPSYGSLIFSNKFLPFVNKSCF, from the exons ATGAAGAAATTACTAAATAGAAGTTTTGAAAAGCTGAGATTTTTACATACATCATCTCATCGTAAAAATTGCGATGACACAG GACCACTTATTAAGAAAAAGAGACGGTTTTTTGATTTGAAATTGTTCAGACAACATTTGAGAAGGCAGAAGAGCGAAGAGatagaaaatgaaaaaaggGAGTTGCTAAAAATGTGCGCTAAGGATCCTCCTAAGAATTGGGATATAAGAACATTTTTGGAAAGGATTGAAATTGGAGAAAATATTGATGAAATTGAGAAATGCTTTAAAAGCTGGAAAGAATTTGTTACAATAACACCAAAAgaattatttcttatagATTGTTTAACTAATGAACAAAGAAGAAAGTTatggaaatatataaataaatataattatggTTTATATCCAGAAGATTCATATGATGATTTTGTTAAAAATTTCCAAGCGCCTCCTttagaaaatgaaaataaacCTTGGACACAAGAAGATGATAAGCAATTagattattatataaattattatgatgtTAATTTTGGGGACCCATGGTTATATATCTCATGGAATATGAAAAGGACATTTGATCAGgttcaaaataaatatgttgaattatatttaaaaaaacaaaataaaaaaagaaaatgtgAATTATGTCTTACAAAATGTACAACGCCCTTATTAATGAATAGAAAATTTAAGTTAGATCCTCCATATCTTTTTATCGTTCCTTCATCTCAAAATTTTCCAACaatgaatatatttgattACTACCATAAAGAATCTTATAGTACAAATAAGAAGTATGAACATAATGCttatgaaaaaaacaatttaaAGAATGATCCTCTATATCCATCCTATGGgtcattaatattttcaaacAAATTTCTCCCATTTGTTAATAAAAgttgtttttaa
- a CDS encoding hypothetical protein (conserved Plasmodium protein, unknown function): MICFVQKYKNVAVQSNLLIYSLNNFTTVKLYKPSKFEGIKKKLFLKKRLFNIIHKKRANDIKREPFYDNITHYSENKRKIYMNNKYNVKETKYKDIEEENTEVKQNEHVYINKNVSHNLYTNDHKFNDKSVQEKKKEHINIEEILFKTTTFGYIELQYILSTFIYYEKENITTQDLLTLYNFVNLSEKDIYDYLSSNELIPEQFLRTRIITNLLKFINVNHPSLK; this comes from the coding sequence ATGATATGCTTCGTAcaaaaatacaaaaatgtTGCTGTACAGTCAAaccttttaatatattctttgAATAATTTCACAACGgttaaattatataagCCCTCTAAATTTGAaggtataaaaaaaaaactgtttcttaaaaaaagaCTGTTTAATATAATTCACAAAAAAAGAGCGAATGATATTAAGAGAGAACCATTTTATGATAACATTACACACTATTCAGAAAACAAGAGgaaaatttatatgaataacaaatataatgtgaaggaaacaaaatataaagatatagAAGAGGAGAATACAGAAGTGAAACAAAATGaacatgtatatataaataaaaatgtaagtcataatttatatacCAATGATCATAAATTTAATGATAAAAGTgtacaagaaaaaaaaaaggaacatattaatatagaAGAAATTCTATTTAAAACTACTACATTTGGATATATAGaattacaatatatattatctacatttatttattacgAAAAGGAGAATATAACAACTCAGGATCTTTTAACtctatataattttgtaaatttatcagaaaaagatatatatgattatttatCTTCAAATGAACTTATTCCTGAACAATTTTTACGAACAAGAATAATtacaaatttattaaaatttataaatgtgAACCATCCGTCTTTAAAATAA
- a CDS encoding mitochondrial ATP synthase delta subunit, putative produces MRYAFGSSYITCFMGINKVMKKCVFKKNKYLSLDLFERNEINNFRMNNMDRKYVHSIKEEKKREESEDYYLSMGDNIEKRYSLALYNVAKKHNKINEISNDMLFIKNYLLKDTTFQKFLQTPNIEIKEKINFIKNECKTLNKFNVITENFIQSLFDSKRISFLPKVIEEFEFLLLKQRKEIKCLVYTAKEIDNNYKQKIQDSILFKLNNQLKPIIQYKTDPYILGGLILQIGNQVYDFSAKSKIHKIKTNFSQ; encoded by the coding sequence atgagatATGCTTTTGGTAGTAGTTACATAACTTGCTTTATGGGAATAAATAAAGTTATGAAAAAGTgtgtttttaaaaaaaataaatatttgtCATTAGATTTATTTGAAAGAAATGAGATAAATAATTTTCGaatgaataatatggataGAAAATATGTGCATAgtataaaagaagaaaagaaaagagAAGAATCAGaagattattatttatctatgggtgataatatagaaaagCGTTATAGTTTAgcattatataatgtagCTAAAAAAcacaataaaataaatgaaatatcTAACGatatgttatttataaaaaattatttattaaaagatacAACATTCCAAAAATTTTTACAGACACCAAATATtgaaataaaagaaaaaatcaattttattaaaaatgaatgtaaaaccttaaataaatttaatgtAATAACAGAAAATTTTATTCAATCATTATTTGACTCAAAGAGAATATCTTTTTTACCAAAAGTTATAGAAGAATTTgaattcttattattaaaacagagaaaagaaattaaatGTCTTGTTTATACAGCAAAAGAaattgataataattataaacaaaaaattcaagattctattttatttaagTTAAACAATCAATTAAAACCAATCATTCAATATAAAACTGATCCTTATATATTAGGAGGTCTCATCTTACAAATTGGAAATCAAGTTTATGATTTCTCAGCAAAATCAAAAATTCACAAAATTAAAACGAACTTTTctcaataa